The Candidatus Celerinatantimonas neptuna DNA segment ATTCGATGCGTTTTGGGCGCGGCGGGGGATGGTGTCGCTTAGTATTCTAAGGAAACCGGCCACAACAAAGCTCAAGACGCGTTTCAATTAACTCAAAGGGCAGCGTTTGTTGTTCATGTATTCATCGTTATGTCCTGATTTGTGGATATTACTACATGGTATAGAACCTGCCCTGCTTAAATAAACAGCAAAAACCATCACTAGATGCCAATACGTCCTAGCGTAATTCTTTCAGCAGAAAATCACGAAATATCTGATTTGCACGGGATAAATAACGCTGATTGTGCCAAGCTAGATGTAAATGAATGGACTCAGGCGGGACGAATGAGCGGATTGCTATTTCGTCTTCAGGTTGAATGACCAGTTTTAAAAGAATGCTGATAGCAAACCCTTGGCGAACGACGGTTTTAATGAGAGGCATTAAATTGGTGGTCATTATCTTGTGAGGAGCTATTTTACTCTGACGACTGAATTGTTCGATAAAGCGTTGATGGAAAAAACCGGCATGAAATCCGATTTGTTCATACTGTAAAAATTGTTCCGGATGAATGTGTGTGAATTGGGTAAGAGGATGGTCTGTCGCCATACAACAGACCATTTCTTCATTTAAAATGGGTTGAGATGTCAGTTCCGTGCAGGATTCTTCTTCAGCAATAATTCCTAAATCAAGTTCTCCCCGACTAAGCATTTGACGGATTGTGACTGAACCTTCATCGACGATTTCCAAAGCAAGGCCTGGGTATCGGTTATGAAAGGCCATAAGTAACGGTGGGAAAAAATAAGAACCGAGCATGGTGGGAATGCCAATTCGAACTTTGCCCTGTTGTAATTGTTGAATAGATGCAACGGCAGATTTAGCATCATCGGCCTGTGCA contains these protein-coding regions:
- the cynR_3 gene encoding HTH-type transcriptional regulator CynR — protein: MELKQLRYFATIAHIGSITQAANELNIAQPALSRSVKKLETELNCSLMIRHERGIILTESGEQLLIHARQLLAQADDAKSAVASIQQLQQGKVRIGIPTMLGSYFFPPLLMAFHNRYPGLALEIVDEGSVTIRQMLSRGELDLGIIAEEESCTELTSQPILNEEMVCCMATDHPLTQFTHIHPEQFLQYEQIGFHAGFFHQRFIEQFSRQSKIAPHKIMTTNLMPLIKTVVRQGFAISILLKLVIQPEDEIAIRSFVPPESIHLHLAWHNQRYLSRANQIFRDFLLKELR